From a region of the Penaeus vannamei isolate JL-2024 chromosome 2, ASM4276789v1, whole genome shotgun sequence genome:
- the LOC138865387 gene encoding uncharacterized protein — MGEVRRQMTAQYLCEWFPALTHSPVSIKDRLLVPRYPHTPYQSSNQRAHTYPILQPTLPRTPSCEHCKSQQLACSSACTPTDSPPIDSPPTDSPPTDSPPIDSPPTDSPPIDSPPTDSPAIDSPPIDSPPPTRDSPPTDSPTYQPPPAPIRSPVLQPTFRAPSRRPPLLQPTFSTFPHIPTLSSTHFNDSLSSFPAPHFTLKPCH, encoded by the exons ATGGGTGAGGTCAGGCGCCAGATGACCGCGCAGTACCTGTGTGAATGGTTCCCCGCCCTGACCCATTCACCTGTCAGCATTAAGGACCGCCTCCTTGTCCCTCG gTACCCTCATACACCTTACCAATCTTCCAAtcaacgcgcacacacatacccaattCTCCAGCCCACGCTACCACGCACGCCCTCCTGTGAACACTGCAAGTCTCAACAACTCGCATGCTCTTCTGCCTGTACACCCACAGATTCCCCACCCATAGATTCCCCACCCACAGATTCCCCACCCACAGATTCCCCACCCATAGATTCCCCACCCACAGATTCCCCACCCATAGATTCCCCACCCACAGATTCCCCAGCTATAGATTCCCCACCCATAGATTCCCCACCACCCACTAGAGATTCCCCACCCACAGATTCCCCAACATATCAACCACCGCCCGCCCCCATACGCTCACCCGTTCTCCAGCCCACGTTCCGAGCTCCTTCCAGACGCCCACCCCTTCTCCAACCCACGTTCTCAACCTTCCCCCATATAcccactctttcctccacccACTTCAAcgactccttatcctccttccctgctccccacTTCACACTTAAACCCTGCCACTGA